Genomic DNA from Halobaculum sp. CBA1158:
TGGGCCTCGATCCGGTCCTCGCCGCCGCCCTTCCGGGCCTCGGCGCGCTTCTCGCGGAGCTCCTCGATTCGGTCCTCCATCGTCACGGCCGGTCACCTCGGTGCGCAGCGGTCATTCGTTGCCGTCAGGTGTGACCACGTGGGCCTTAGGGGTTCCGTAACAGGCCACGGATAGCCAACTCAGGCGTCGTCGAGGAACGCGGCCACGCGCTCGGAGGTCACCTCGACGCGCGCGCCGACCTCGCCGGCGGCGATCGCGCCACAGGCGTTTGCCACGGAGAGCGCCCGTTCGTAGCCGTCGCCGTCGAGTCGGGCCGACAGGAAGCCCGCGGCGAAGGCGTCGCCCGCGCCGGTCGTGTCGACGGCGTCGGTGGCGAAGCCGTCGTGCGTGTAGGTCCGTCCGGCTCCGCGGTCGCGGACCTCCGATCCCGCCGCGCCGTGGGTGACGACGAGCGCCGCGTCCTCGTGCAGCGCGGCGACGCCCGTGCCACCGTCCCCGTCCTCATCGAGCAGGGCGGCCGCCTCGCGCCGGTTACAGAAGATCAGGTCCGAAAGCGGGAGCGTCGCCGAGAAGTCGCGGTCGGCGAAGCGCCGCCCCGGCGCGAAGCTGACGAGCGCGCCGACCTCCCGTGCACGCCGGGCCAGCGCCGCCGCCACCGCCGGCGGCTGGTTCGTCAAGTGGATCAGATCGGTGTCGGTCGTCAGCACTCCCGCGGGGAGGTCGTCGGCGGTGAACGCCTCGTTAGCCCCCTCGTTCGACAGCACCATCACCTCGCCGTCGGCGTCGACGATCAGGTACTTGACCGCCGTCTCGCCGTCGACCTCGA
This window encodes:
- a CDS encoding carbohydrate kinase family protein, encoding MTRASDRPRVLCAGHVNWDVTLIVDSLPAPDGEVKIRRRHQAGGGSAANVAAALAGLDAEASLFGSVGDDESGLLARRELTEAGVTAHLVEVDGETAVKYLIVDADGEVMVLSNEGANEAFTADDLPAGVLTTDTDLIHLTNQPPAVAAALARRAREVGALVSFAPGRRFADRDFSATLPLSDLIFCNRREAAALLDEDGDGGTGVAALHEDAALVVTHGAAGSEVRDRGAGRTYTHDGFATDAVDTTGAGDAFAAGFLSARLDGDGYERALSVANACGAIAAGEVGARVEVTSERVAAFLDDA